A single genomic interval of Xylanivirga thermophila harbors:
- a CDS encoding Lrp/AsnC family transcriptional regulator, which produces MANKDHSLAHDVLEILVKDSKITAEEIGIMLDAPVEDIKNCIKELENNGTIVKYNTLINWDKTDREYVEALIEVKVTPQRDQGFDAIAERIYKFDEVTSVYLMSGDYDLCVTVEGKTMREVALFVAQKLSTLDSVLSTATHFILKKYKVEGIVLEKDEKDRRQAITL; this is translated from the coding sequence ATGGCAAATAAAGATCATAGTCTGGCACATGATGTGTTGGAGATATTGGTTAAGGACTCCAAGATTACAGCAGAAGAGATTGGGATAATGCTAGATGCACCTGTGGAAGATATAAAAAACTGTATAAAAGAGCTTGAAAACAACGGAACTATTGTAAAATACAATACCCTTATAAACTGGGATAAAACAGATCGTGAATATGTGGAGGCCCTCATAGAGGTAAAGGTAACTCCCCAGAGGGATCAAGGGTTTGATGCAATAGCAGAGCGTATATATAAATTTGATGAAGTAACCTCCGTGTATCTAATGTCCGGGGATTATGACCTATGTGTAACGGTGGAAGGTAAAACCATGCGTGAAGTAGCACTTTTTGTTGCTCAAAAACTATCTACATTAGATTCGGTACTTAGCACTGCGACCCATTTTATACTAAAAAAATACAAGGTAGAGGGTATAGTGCTGGAGAAGGACGAAAAGGATAGGAGGCAGGCAATTACGCTATGA
- a CDS encoding rhomboid family intramembrane serine protease → MYHRWDDNQDDRPDVIEGEYEVLDGDYKANDSGRGAYGNGPQFMLDKRPPYVTYTILGINIAMWLIMTITGLVTGMSQSEQLLLFGAKVDLLIAAGQYWRLFTAMFLHIGLAHLFFNSYALYIYGPVVESLFGKAKFLILYIISGLMGSLFSYMFSLYPAAGASGAIFGLMGALLYFKKVRPDIYKRVFGPTLFVIIAVNLIYGIIQPGIDNWGHIGGLIGGVLTANAIGLYKERFKKKQVIMWIIIIAIFIIGLRYGSLKYGRFIPPKKGFI, encoded by the coding sequence ATGTATCACAGGTGGGACGATAATCAAGATGACCGGCCTGATGTAATAGAAGGTGAATATGAAGTATTAGATGGGGACTATAAGGCAAATGATAGTGGTAGAGGAGCATATGGGAATGGGCCTCAATTTATGCTAGATAAGCGCCCTCCATATGTGACGTATACTATTTTAGGCATAAATATAGCCATGTGGCTTATTATGACCATAACAGGACTTGTAACCGGCATGAGCCAATCGGAGCAGCTGTTGCTATTTGGTGCTAAGGTAGACCTTCTTATTGCAGCCGGGCAATACTGGCGACTATTTACTGCAATGTTTCTTCATATAGGACTGGCCCATCTATTTTTCAACTCCTATGCCCTATATATATATGGCCCGGTTGTAGAGAGTCTATTTGGAAAGGCAAAGTTTTTAATCCTATATATTATCTCAGGGCTTATGGGGAGCCTATTTAGCTATATGTTTAGTCTATATCCTGCTGCAGGGGCATCAGGTGCCATATTTGGACTTATGGGTGCGCTACTTTATTTTAAAAAAGTGCGTCCAGATATATATAAAAGGGTATTTGGTCCTACGCTTTTCGTCATTATTGCAGTAAACCTCATATATGGAATAATACAGCCGGGAATTGACAATTGGGGTCATATAGGAGGTCTCATAGGTGGTGTACTTACTGCAAATGCTATAGGACTTTATAAGGAGCGTTTTAAAAAAAAGCAGGTTATAATGTGGATTATAATTATAGCTATTTTTATAATAGGATTGAGATATGGAAGTCTAAAATATGGAAGATTTATACCTCCTAAAAAGGGATTTATCTAG
- a CDS encoding aminotransferase class I/II-fold pyridoxal phosphate-dependent enzyme → MNWDDKISSRVRTVPPSGIRKFFDIVNQMEDAISLGVGEPDFVTPWNIREASIYSIEKGMTYYTSNWGLLELREAISRYLSGRFQIEYNPKDEIFVTVGASEGIDLALRTIIEPGDEVLIPDPSYVSYMPCVTFAGGKAVPIKCSAEHGFKLMPDKLKDSITHRTKALILPYPNNPTGGIMNREELEAIAQVLNGTDIIVISDEIYAELTYEGKHVSFASIPGMKERTIVINGFSKAFAMTGWRMGYVAGNKDVIKTMLKIHQYTMLCAPIMGQVAALEALRSGFEDDFATVRNMVDEYNHRRRVMLKGFRDMGLECFEPLGAFYVFPSIKETGMESEEFCERLLKEQKVAVVPGTAFGPSGEGFVRCSYAYSVENINVALDRIGDFVSKYI, encoded by the coding sequence ATGAACTGGGATGACAAAATATCTAGCAGGGTAAGAACCGTTCCCCCGTCAGGTATTCGTAAATTTTTTGATATAGTAAACCAGATGGAAGATGCCATATCCCTTGGTGTTGGAGAACCGGATTTTGTAACACCATGGAATATAAGGGAGGCTAGCATATATTCTATAGAAAAGGGTATGACATATTATACGTCAAATTGGGGATTGCTTGAGCTTAGGGAGGCTATTAGCCGCTATCTTAGCGGGCGTTTTCAAATAGAATACAATCCTAAAGATGAGATTTTCGTTACTGTAGGTGCTAGTGAGGGTATAGATTTAGCCTTAAGAACTATAATAGAGCCAGGGGATGAAGTATTGATCCCTGATCCGTCATATGTATCATATATGCCATGTGTTACCTTTGCAGGTGGTAAGGCAGTGCCAATTAAGTGTAGTGCAGAGCACGGCTTTAAACTGATGCCAGATAAGCTTAAAGATAGCATTACCCATAGGACAAAGGCATTAATACTCCCCTATCCTAATAATCCTACGGGTGGTATTATGAACAGGGAGGAACTGGAGGCTATAGCACAGGTACTCAATGGTACTGATATAATAGTCATATCGGATGAAATATATGCTGAGCTTACATATGAAGGGAAACATGTAAGTTTTGCCAGTATACCAGGCATGAAAGAGCGTACCATAGTAATAAATGGGTTTTCAAAGGCATTTGCCATGACTGGTTGGCGTATGGGTTATGTTGCAGGCAATAAGGATGTAATAAAGACAATGCTAAAGATACATCAATATACCATGTTATGTGCTCCTATAATGGGTCAGGTAGCCGCATTGGAGGCTTTAAGAAGTGGCTTTGAAGATGATTTTGCCACAGTACGAAATATGGTAGATGAATATAATCACAGGCGTCGTGTAATGTTAAAGGGATTTAGAGATATGGGGCTAGAGTGTTTTGAACCACTTGGTGCCTTTTATGTATTTCCAAGCATAAAGGAAACCGGTATGGAAAGCGAAGAGTTTTGCGAACGTCTTCTTAAAGAACAAAAGGTTGCAGTAGTACCTGGTACTGCATTTGGCCCTAGTGGCGAGGGATTTGTAAGATGTTCATATGCATATTCCGTTGAAAATATAAATGTTGCATTAGATAGGATAGGAGATTTTGTTAGCAAATATATTTAG
- a CDS encoding DUF362 domain-containing protein, protein MSRVAVFKCNKYDVDVIEKRIIEGIDILGGVDRYIKPGMNVLLKCNLLSKKHPEEAVTTHPAVVEAVVRIVQKAGGIPIIADSPGGFFNEKALKGIYKACGMLDVQKNTGAQLNFDTGSVDVSHPEGKIIKSLTVIKPLKDVDVVISLPKLKTHGMMVYTGAVKNLFGVIPGTLKAEYHLRMKRARDFSDMLVDICTYVKPTLTIMDAIVGMEGDGPSAGTPRDIGAILLSEDPFALDVTACSLVGIPLDKVFTIQRAKERGLCASMDDVQTAGDDFASMKIEKFKLPKSSSTNFFERWLPNSRGITNFLNNTFGPRPLFDHDICIGCRECYNHCPPKAITMHENRPYVDLKSCIRCYCCQELCPKKAVSIKQNAVFKIFR, encoded by the coding sequence ATGAGTAGGGTAGCTGTTTTTAAATGCAATAAGTACGATGTAGATGTAATAGAGAAACGTATAATTGAAGGTATAGATATCTTAGGTGGTGTGGATAGATATATAAAACCTGGTATGAATGTGCTTCTAAAATGCAATCTCTTGTCTAAAAAGCATCCCGAAGAGGCTGTTACTACCCATCCGGCAGTGGTTGAGGCAGTAGTAAGGATCGTTCAAAAGGCGGGAGGTATACCCATTATAGCAGATAGCCCAGGGGGATTTTTTAATGAAAAGGCATTAAAAGGCATATATAAGGCATGTGGCATGTTAGATGTACAAAAAAATACAGGAGCACAGTTAAATTTTGATACAGGAAGTGTAGATGTCTCCCATCCTGAAGGGAAAATTATAAAATCTTTGACCGTTATAAAGCCACTTAAAGATGTAGATGTGGTAATATCCCTTCCAAAACTTAAGACCCATGGTATGATGGTATATACAGGTGCTGTGAAGAATTTATTTGGCGTAATACCAGGTACATTGAAGGCAGAATATCATCTTCGTATGAAAAGGGCCAGGGACTTTTCCGATATGCTAGTGGACATATGTACATATGTAAAGCCTACTTTAACTATTATGGATGCCATAGTAGGAATGGAAGGGGATGGACCTTCAGCAGGTACGCCCCGTGATATAGGTGCCATACTTTTAAGTGAGGACCCTTTTGCATTGGATGTTACAGCCTGCTCATTGGTAGGTATTCCCCTTGATAAGGTCTTTACTATACAGCGGGCAAAAGAGCGCGGGCTTTGTGCATCCATGGATGATGTGCAAACTGCAGGGGATGATTTTGCATCTATGAAGATAGAAAAATTTAAATTGCCGAAGTCAAGTAGTACTAATTTTTTTGAACGTTGGCTTCCGAATAGTAGGGGTATTACGAATTTTTTAAATAATACATTTGGGCCAAGGCCCCTGTTTGATCATGATATATGCATAGGGTGTAGGGAATGTTATAACCATTGTCCACCTAAAGCCATTACAATGCATGAAAATCGTCCCTATGTGGATCTTAAAAGCTGTATAAGATGTTATTGCTGTCAGGAACTATGTCCTAAAAAGGCAGTTAGCATAAAGCAAAATGCCGTATTTAAGATTTTTAGATAA